A window from Kovacikia minuta CCNUW1 encodes these proteins:
- a CDS encoding pentapeptide repeat-containing protein, which translates to MILLVLVAGFSEPADAASSAAIRTYDDMEAPNKDYSGQSLVRAEFTKADLTSANFSKADLRGVVFNGVTLSDANLRGADLSDGIAYLTDLSGADLSDAILTSAMLLKSTFRDAKVTGADFSNAVLDRAQVLLLCKSASGINSVTGVDTRESLGCK; encoded by the coding sequence ATGATACTACTCGTTCTAGTCGCTGGTTTTTCTGAGCCAGCCGATGCTGCCAGCTCCGCCGCTATTCGAACCTACGACGATATGGAAGCCCCCAACAAGGATTATTCAGGTCAGAGTCTGGTTCGGGCAGAATTTACAAAAGCCGACTTGACCAGTGCCAACTTTAGCAAAGCCGATCTGCGTGGGGTTGTTTTTAATGGCGTAACGTTGAGCGATGCGAACCTACGTGGTGCAGACCTGAGTGATGGCATTGCCTATTTAACGGATTTATCAGGGGCAGATTTGAGCGATGCTATCCTGACATCCGCAATGTTGTTAAAGTCAACCTTTCGAGATGCAAAGGTAACCGGGGCAGATTTTAGCAACGCGGTGTTGGATCGTGCCCAGGTACTGCTGTTGTGTAAATCGGCAAGTGGCATTAATTCTGTGACGGGGGTAGACACTCGCGAGTCCCTGGGCTGCAAGTAA